In Candidatus Contubernalis alkalaceticus, the following proteins share a genomic window:
- a CDS encoding ACT domain-containing protein, producing MKVNQLSVFLENKSGRLARVTKVLGENNINIRALSIADTTDFGILRIIVSQPKEAYNILRSEGFVVTETDVIAVCIPDKPGGLGQVLEVLEKQSVNIEYLYAFVGNTSTKNALVVFRVEDCDKAVEVLKSNGIQVVDEEKVYQL from the coding sequence ATGAAGGTTAATCAGCTGTCAGTTTTTTTAGAAAATAAATCGGGCCGTCTGGCCCGGGTGACCAAGGTTTTAGGAGAAAATAACATTAATATCAGGGCTTTGTCTATAGCGGATACTACAGATTTTGGCATATTACGAATCATCGTAAGCCAACCCAAGGAAGCGTATAACATTTTAAGGTCGGAAGGTTTTGTGGTAACGGAAACTGATGTTATTGCCGTATGCATTCCGGATAAGCCCGGGGGTTTGGGGCAGGTTCTGGAGGTTCTGGAAAAGCAGAGTGTTAACATTGAGTATTTGTATGCCTTTGTGGGGAATACCAGCACCAAGAATGCCCTGGTGGTTTTCCGGGTAGAGGATTGTGATAAGGCCGTGGAGGTTCTGAAAAGTAATGGTATCCAAGTGGTAGATGAAGAAAAAGTGTATCAGTTATAA